The DNA window CCCGATCTTGGTATCCCCGTTATACAGCTCGAAGCTTCCCTGCGTGCCGGAAGAGGCGTCTGACCTTCCGCATGAGCAGATTGACGCGCTCTTGCCTGAATCCACGGTAATCCTATTGATATCATCAGTGCTGATTTCTTTATCCTTATCGCCTTCCTGATAGAACTTTCCCCATTGTAAGGTTGCATTTTTTACTGTTAAA is part of the Chryseobacterium camelliae genome and encodes:
- a CDS encoding aegerolysin family protein, with the translated sequence MAYAQWIEVKIVSENMTLTVKNATLQWGKFYQEGDKDKEISTDDINRITVDSGKSASICSCGRSDASSGTQGSFELYNGDTKIGKFVWECPWGKKDNSFSWTQDASDKSYYSNREGGNKNSGAIGNVTISCIKL